The proteins below come from a single Felis catus isolate Fca126 chromosome A1, F.catus_Fca126_mat1.0, whole genome shotgun sequence genomic window:
- the GTF3A gene encoding transcription factor IIIA, with product MVRRKLEEGELEKPAWNGMRVVAGGKQVTNQRRWGSGPLRAHQGKAPVAGEEEAAAAGTASKLHPKWVGAAGERLPGACANAAPARGGAGRVVRARAGAPVPPLRGRAPGSPAGSRVGASGSGRSGVRRRPRAAVRRPWLGTWLSARGGVLEPQASVAEAVSSLTIADAFTAAGEGPAPPPSAPSRRFICSFPDCSANYNKAWKLDAHLCKHTGERPFVCDREGCGKAFVRDYHLTRHVLIHTGEKPFVCTASGCDQKFNTKSNLKKHFERKHENQQKQYVCTFEGCEKAFKKHQQLRTHQCQHTSEPLFKCAHEGCGKHFASRSRLKRHGKVHEGYVCKKECSFVAKTWTELLKHMREAHKEAVRCEVCQKTFKRKDYLKQHMKTHAPEREVCRCPREGCGRTYTTVFNLQSHILSFHEERRPFTCEHAGCGKTFAMKQSLTRHAVVHDPDKKKMNLKVKPSREKRSLASRLSGYIPPKKKQGQSSSLPTNGESLNCTEGGVLSTVAILTLN from the exons ATGGTCAGACGGAAGCTGGAGGAGGGCGAATTAGAGAAGCCAGCTTGGAACGGCATG AGAGTGGTGGCGGGCGGAAAACAGGTCACAAATCAGCGGCGCTGGGGAAGCGGGCCCCTTAGAGCCCATCAGGGAAAAGCGCCTGTCGCTGGGGAAGAGGAAGCCGCGGCCGCAGGCACCGCGAGCAAGCTCCACCCAAAGTGGGTGGGCGCGGCCGGCGAGCGGCTCCCCGGAGCATGCGCAAATGCGGCgccggcgcggggcggggcggggcgtgtTGTGCGCGCGCGCGCCGGCGCTCCAGTCCCGCCCCTCCGGGGTCGTGCTCCCGGAAGTCCGGCGGGGTCGCGCGTGGGAGCCTCCGGGAGTGGCAGGAGCGGGGTCCGGCGGCGGCCGCGCGCAGCCGTTCGTCGCCCGTGGCTCGGCACGTGGCTGAGCGCCCGCGGAGGCGTCCTGGAGCCGCAGGCCTCGGTCGCCGAGGCGGTGTCATCCCTGACCATCGCCGACGCCTTCACCGCGGCGGGCGagggccccgccccgccgccctccGCGCCCAGTAGGAGGTTCATCTGCTCCTTCCCCGACTGCAGCGCCAATTACAACAAGGCGTGGAAGCTAGACGCGCACCTGTGCAAGCACACGGGGGAG AGACCGTTTGTTTGTGACCGTGAAGGGTGTGGCAAAGCCTTCGTCAGGGACTACCATCTGACCCGCCACGTCCTGATTCACACTGGGGAAAAGCCATTTGT TTGTACAGCTAGTGGCTGTGATCAGAAATTCAACACAAAATCAAACTTGAAGAAACATTTTGAACGCAAACATGAAAATCAGCAAAAACAATATGTA TGCACTTTTGAAGGGTGTGAGAAGGCCTTTAAGAAACACCAGCAGCTGAGGACCCATCAGTGCCAGCACACCAGTGAGCCACTGTTCAA GTGTGCCCATGAGGGATGTGGGAAACACTTCGCCTCCCGCAGCCGGCTGAAGAGACACGGGAAGGTCCACGAGG GCTACGTCTGCAAAAAAGAATGTTCCTTCGTGGCAAAAACGTGGACAGAGCTTCTGAAACACATGAGGGAAGCCCATAAAG AGGCCGTAAGATGTGAAGTCTGCCAGAAAACCTTTAAACGCAAGGATTACCTGAAGCAACATATGAAGACTCACGCCCCGGAGAGGGAGGTGTGCCGGTGTCCCAGGGAAGGCTGTGGTAGGACCTACACGACGGTCTTTAATCTCCAGAGCCACATTCTCTCTTTTCACGAGGAAAGGCGCCCATTCACCTGTGAGCACGCCGGCTGCGGCAAAACGTTCGCAATGAAG CAAAGTCTCACTAGGCACGCCGTTGTGCATGACCCtgacaagaagaaaatgaacctCAAA GTAAAACCGTCTCGTGAAAAACGGAGTTTGGCCTCTCGTCTCAGTGGATACATTCCtcctaaaaagaaacaaggacaaAGCTCATCTCTGCCTACAAACGGAGAGTCACTGAACTGTACTGAAGGCGGGGTGCTCTCGACGGTCGCGATACTTACCCTCAACTGA
- the MTIF3 gene encoding translation initiation factor IF-3, mitochondrial isoform X1 — MELVLELNCCVNPGNLKLSKMMATLLLKRLTLHTVKTGNNCIRCPGTYTLRQTAPARPSLRASGPRLSCPIHAKAFGTVADTQDERKKKKKNEPALSNIGRKIHERVIHVLDEAGNDLGNMHRADVIRLMNERDLRLVTRDSGAEPPQYQLLTGAQIHEERLRLRELGKAHPKPGPTLTKELTFSSNIGRHDLDTKSKQIQQWIEKKYRVQITIKKGKNVEPENKMEEICNQILQTMPGIATFSTRPQPVRGGKAVMCVLRHLSKKEENAYRETQGAQKEDPLNKENGNNRESDVVHP, encoded by the exons ATGGAGCTCGTATTGGAGCTTAATTGCTGTGTAAATCCAGGAAATTTGAAACTCTCTAAAAT GATGGCCACTCTTCTTCTAAAGAGGCTAACGTTGCATACCGTAAAGACTGGAAATAATTGCATTAGATGTCCTGGTACATACACCCTGCGCCAGACCGCACCAGCACGGCCGTCCCTCCGAGCTTCTGGCCCGAGACTGTCCTGCCCGATTCACGCAAAAGCTTTCGGTACTGTTGCAGACACCCAGgatgagaggaagaagaaaaagaagaatgaaccaGCTCTTAGCAACATCGGAAGAAAAATTCACGAGCGGGTTATTCACGTGCTGGATGAGGCGGGCAACGACTTGGGCAACATGCACCGGGCAGACGTGATCAGGCTCATGAACGAGCGGGACCTGAGGCTCGTGACAAGGGACAGCGGCGCGGAGCCCCCGCAGTACCAGCTCCTGACGGGGGCACAGATCCACGAGGAGCGCCTGCGACTCCGGGAGCTGGGAAAGGCCCACCCGAAACCCG GCCCTACCCTGACAAAGGAGCtaactttttcttcaaatattggaCGACATGATTTGGACACAAAGAGTAAACAGATTCAGCAATGGATTGAGAAAAAATACAGAGTTCAAATTactataaagaaaggaaagaacgtagagccagaaaataaaatg GAGGAGATATGTAATCAAATACTCCAAACTATGCCCGGAATAGCTACCTTCTCAACCCGCCCACAACCTGTTAGGGGAGGGAAAGCTGTAATGTGTGTTCTTCGTCATTTAAGCAAAAAGGAAGAGAACGCATATAGAGAAACTCAAGGAGCCCAGAAAGAGGACCCtttgaacaaagaaaatggaaacaacagaGAATCAGATGTTGTGCATCCgtga
- the MTIF3 gene encoding translation initiation factor IF-3, mitochondrial isoform X2, with translation MATLLLKRLTLHTVKTGNNCIRCPGTYTLRQTAPARPSLRASGPRLSCPIHAKAFGTVADTQDERKKKKKNEPALSNIGRKIHERVIHVLDEAGNDLGNMHRADVIRLMNERDLRLVTRDSGAEPPQYQLLTGAQIHEERLRLRELGKAHPKPGPTLTKELTFSSNIGRHDLDTKSKQIQQWIEKKYRVQITIKKGKNVEPENKMEEICNQILQTMPGIATFSTRPQPVRGGKAVMCVLRHLSKKEENAYRETQGAQKEDPLNKENGNNRESDVVHP, from the exons ATGGCCACTCTTCTTCTAAAGAGGCTAACGTTGCATACCGTAAAGACTGGAAATAATTGCATTAGATGTCCTGGTACATACACCCTGCGCCAGACCGCACCAGCACGGCCGTCCCTCCGAGCTTCTGGCCCGAGACTGTCCTGCCCGATTCACGCAAAAGCTTTCGGTACTGTTGCAGACACCCAGgatgagaggaagaagaaaaagaagaatgaaccaGCTCTTAGCAACATCGGAAGAAAAATTCACGAGCGGGTTATTCACGTGCTGGATGAGGCGGGCAACGACTTGGGCAACATGCACCGGGCAGACGTGATCAGGCTCATGAACGAGCGGGACCTGAGGCTCGTGACAAGGGACAGCGGCGCGGAGCCCCCGCAGTACCAGCTCCTGACGGGGGCACAGATCCACGAGGAGCGCCTGCGACTCCGGGAGCTGGGAAAGGCCCACCCGAAACCCG GCCCTACCCTGACAAAGGAGCtaactttttcttcaaatattggaCGACATGATTTGGACACAAAGAGTAAACAGATTCAGCAATGGATTGAGAAAAAATACAGAGTTCAAATTactataaagaaaggaaagaacgtagagccagaaaataaaatg GAGGAGATATGTAATCAAATACTCCAAACTATGCCCGGAATAGCTACCTTCTCAACCCGCCCACAACCTGTTAGGGGAGGGAAAGCTGTAATGTGTGTTCTTCGTCATTTAAGCAAAAAGGAAGAGAACGCATATAGAGAAACTCAAGGAGCCCAGAAAGAGGACCCtttgaacaaagaaaatggaaacaacagaGAATCAGATGTTGTGCATCCgtga